The region GCGACGGCCCAGGCAAACTCCACCCGGCGGTGGTTCTGGGATCTGAGGTCGAAGTTGTACTCCAGGATCTCGTACAGAGCGGGAACGTATCGGTTGCAGTTCCGTTCCACGTACCGGTGCATCTCGTAGAGGACTCCCCTCGTCAGGAGCCGCAGGTCGAGCTTCGTGCCGGCTTCCGGTTTAGATCCCACGTCCAGGATCAGTCCTATTTCTTCGCAGAAGTCGTAGCTGTTGATCGTTTCATCCTCCTCCATCGTCTCCTCGGTCTTCACATCTACGAGAAAATCCTCCATTTCCAGTTTAACGTCTTCGTCTTCTCCAGAGTCCAGGTCCCGAGATCCGTTGGCGTTGGCTGTTTTCGGTTTTCGATTGAGCTGCGAGTAGCCGTTTATCGGGACGACCGTGTTCAACCACCGAGTGATCTTCGGGGACGGGGACTGGCCTTTCATCACGCTCTTCTGCAAGGAGTACCATCTCTTGATCACGCCCGACGCGACCGATGCTTCGCTTTGCAGATCGAGATCAAAGTTGTGCTCCAGGACGTCGTTAACCATCTCGCGGACCGGCGCGCACAGCTCTCGCACGAAGCCAAATATCTCGAGCACAGCGCCGGTCGTCAAGGCCGTCAAATCGAGCTTCTGGTTCGCCGGACGTTCTGCTAGTGACCAAAGGTTAAGGCCGAACTTCTTACAGTACGGGTGAAGCTCCATATCCGCCTCCTGGCTTTCAGTCGAAGCCGGCAAATCTACGCTCGCCGGCTGCTCCGTCTCCACTCCCGGTCCCGTTTTAAAATCGCTCGTCACGTCAACCATGTTGTAAACTTCCGGGAACTGAAAGGGGCTGCTGAGAAACTCCGGTTTCCATCTGTCGGGGTGGTTCTGAAGGATCTTTTCTTTCGTTATCATGTAGTATATAAAATTGCGATGGTACAGGTTACCCTGGGGGACGAGGTTGAAGTTTATGTCCAGAATCTCAAACAAGAAACTGCGAAAACTCTTGGACATCGTAGTCGCGAATCTGTAGATCTCGAACAACACGTGATTGGTGAGAAGGAACGGATCCACGTTCTGTTTGTTGCCCGAGCCGACGTTGAAGTCCAACGCTATCTCCCTGCAGCGGGCGAACAGGTCGTTCACTTTGCTCGACTTCAGGATTCGTTTTGCACGAGTGGTGCGTCTCGTCCACAGCTTCTGCTTCGGTGTTTTTGCAACTCTGTCCACGTTGTCGTCTTCGGAAAACAGCGCCGAGACTGCTTTCAGAGTCGTGTTCTTCGCATGAGTGCCGGTCAAACAATTAGTCCGAGGCGGCACCGGGGAGACGAccacttcctcctcttcctcctttacATCCAGAGAGAACTCTGTTTCAGAAAAACTACTTTCGAACGTCATCGTTTCTGGTTTGGCGTCCGAACCGGACTGCATTTCTGTCTCAAAGTCAACCGGACACATGTAAGACAGGTCGCCATCCTGACAGAAGTCTTTCACGTAATCGTCCATGAGCTTCGGCGTCCCTCTTCTTTTACTGGTCATCGTTAGTCCTTCCTGTTCTTCGTAATCTGCGGCTGGGTCTATTTTCCGTTTACGCTTGTATTCCCGTTTCTGGGTCTGGGTCTGGACTTCGAACGGCTCCTTTCGGAAAGCGTCTTTGTCCTCGGGCGTTAGGCACGCGTacttcctctccatcagcttgcTTAGCTGCATACGGAACAACGTCTTGTCCAACTCGTGGCCAAAGTTTTGCTTGACCAAGTCGTAAACTATCCCGGTGTGCGTCCCACAAAGCACTCGGGAGAAGTTGAGCAGCTCCAACATCACGCCGTTGTTCACCAGACTCGGGTCAAGTTTCTCTCTGGCTGCGTCGCCCGGTCGAACAACCGGAGTCACACCGAGGTCTTTACAGTAAGTGAAGGTATTTTCCGTTGGTTTTAATCCACCTCGTTTGACAACATACATGTCTCCGTTACTTTCGGTCTTCTGATGTTCTGCGGACTGGCTGTTATTGCTGCCAATACTGAGGACCGAAAAGTCCACCATCTTGTTCCTTTTCGGGTAGTACTTTCTGGACCGTCTGTCTGTGGCCCCGAGAATGGCGCTCAGGTCTGGCAGCGGAAACGTTTCTTTCCATCTCTGCGGTTTCACTTTGATTTGTTCCTTCAGCAGCTTTATTTTATTGTGCGCGCGCCTCGAGTAGTCGTAGTACTGCTGGTCGATGTCCACGTCCACGCCGAGGTCGAAGTTGAAGTCCAGCATTTCGAACAGGAAGTACGTCTCGGACTTGGTCACCGTTTTGGCAAATTCGCAAAGCTCCAGCATCACGCCATTCGTCAGCAGACTCAGATCTAACTTTTCCGTCCTTTCCAACGCCGCGTTGAAATCCAAACCGATTTCTACCGAGTCCGGGAACGGGACGGAGCTCTTCTGATACCTCACGCCGTGCTGGATGCGGCGCTGCCAGATGTAGTCGTCCATCTCgtccatgttgttgttgttgttgttgaccgAACCGCAGGAAGTGGATCCAACCAGACTCCCAGTCTCTGCAGAAGACACCCGGATACTTCTTCTGTCCTTCAGAGCATCTCAGTCTGTGAAGACAGAACAGGAAGTTTAAGTTAATTGGCGAAGAGTTTATAATCCTACAACCTTTAAATAATCGGAGCTGTGGGATCACATTGTTTTGCACTTGTATTCTATCAAATACGGTCGCAACTAACGATTaatcagtagggttgggtaccgtttggatttttacgaactggtacttttaaaaacgattccgattcctaaaccgattcttaaaaaactgaaaaatgacatcagagAAAGGCTTTttcgtccgttttggtgagcccagaggggaaatatggcattttaaaagtagctaactaacggtagactacagagaaaggggaatatttttacgtccgtttcggagcgacagaaaaatatttcagtcgacattaagtggaaccgaaatgaggaaccgaaagtTGCATCCTAATCCGGGATTCCTACcagttgcgtaggaaccggttctactatggtacccaaccctattaatctgtggattatatgctggatgaatggattagatTATTTTATTAGTGTGTCGATTCCATTGCAATTCTGTAAAGGCTCCTTCCTGCCTTCCCATAACCttatcttccttccttccactcTCCCTTCCATTCCCACCTCTGCCTTCCCCCATTCCCCCTACCCTgctttcccctctcattcccccctgctctggcgttcccctcccccccccctctcgcATTCCCCATTCCCCCCCTGCGTTTCCCCATTCACACTCTGTATTTCCTTatatacatacaacacacactacacacatatatatatatatatacacacacacacacataaacacatatatacacacacacattatatatataaatatcacacacacacatatatatacacatacatacacacatatatatatatacacatatatacacatatacacatatatatacacatatatacatatatatacatatatatacacatatacacatatatatacacacatatatacatatatatacatatatatacatatatatacacacatatatacatatatatatacatatatatacacacacacatatatataaaatatatatatatatatatatatatatatatatatatatatatatatatatatatatatatatatatatatatatatatatatatatatatatatatatatatatatatgtatatatatatatatatacacatatatatatatatatatacactaggggtacggttcatgaaagaACACCCGAACcccggttcgctagtctcggttcgctagtctccgGTTCGCTAGTCTCCGGTTGGGTGTGTGTACcacacggttcgtcagtacactgttaatggtcactaacctcttactgccgtgagtgcccactttatacacagATGTTGAAACACTTACTGAAATGACGAGCGgagatgggcgtgacaaacgcaacccatggcagctgattggacgatgcgtcacatgggtctggctggtccctaatttcaaaaccagactgtcatggcggctcgttcagaatacgatctcatattgtactaaaatagttcatcAAACGTGTTtcgaaaacattttaagcgagaaataggccatgcagttgctgaatctgtcttcatttcagatcgacaaaggtcagtttaaaagattttcgtccaGATTTTGAGACACCGAACCGACCGCTCCTCAAAGTGGAGTGGGCCGCTACGGGTCACGTGACATCACCTGCAGAGATGTCcggtgggagagaggctgacccggagctggaggatgcgccagcgtcgtttatagtctgatGTGTGGGAAcgttttggatttcacgttacctatgatgaaataaaacaatatagaactgccactgtgtagcgttttgtgcaacatgcattcaatatgctaattttagctatatgcggAAGTATATTCTGGGgatgataaagaaaaaaataagaaaccgtactgaaccgaaaaccgtgaccctaaaaccgtggaTACACGAACCGGgcgggttttgtgaaccgtaccaccctaatatatacacacacacacatatatacacacacacacacacacatatatacacacacacacacacaacaatatacaacacacacacacacacatatacacacacacacacacacacacacacacataatatatatatatatatatatatatacatacatacacatatatatatacatacacatatatatatacatacacatatatatatacatacacattatatatatatatatatatgtatgtgtatgtgtatatatatatatatatatatatatattaacacacatatatatatatacatacatacatacatacatacatacataacacacacatacatacacacacatacatatatacaatatatatatatatatatatatatatatatatacatacatacatacacacacatacatacatatatacatatatacatatatatacacacacacatatatatatatacatatacatacatatatacatatatatacatacatacacacacacatatatacacacacacacacacacacacacacacacacacacacacacatatgaaaaaactgaaaacatgtcttatattttagattcttctaagtagccaccctttgcttttttattaataagggaaaaacttccactaatgaaccctgacaaagcacacctgtgaaggtaaaaccatttcaggtgactacctcatgaagctcattgagagaacaccaagggtttgcagagttatcaaaaaaagcaaagggtggctactttgaagaatctaaaatataagacatgttttcagttatttcacacttttttgttaagtacataattccatatgtgttcattcatagttttgatgccttcagtgagaatctacaatgtaaatagtcatgaaaataaagaaacacattgaatgagaaggtgtgtccaaacttttggcctgtactgtacatacacataaacatacagttaACCTACACAGAAACATAGTCATAAATTATCTCATCCAATGCTTCAATGAACATGTAATAAACCTCACAcaatacccccacacacacctttcTTCACATTCACAGAAGAACAGAACCCACAACCATTTACCCAAATTTTGTGCTTggcgagtgttaatttctgaCCCTGACATCCATCCATGGCAAACACGTTACGCTTACAGGGGTAAGTTAAAACTGGGTAGAACGTATCGTACGTCATTCCCATAAAAACAACCGCACACGTTTTAAAGTGGCAGAACAATAAACCAAAGTACACAATTATACACTTctggcagtgtttcctctatgttgatttgaccgtggcggcccccccacggcaacatttctgccccccatggtatcagaaaacgggctgcattgttagagtgtaGGGCTGcactcgattgaagaaattcttagtcgactaacactcattcaatcgtatcaactaatcgattagttgatttaatcgacagatctgtaaatctgagtttccccgcaaagagtcgtgctaaaagcaccactttaattcttgggtttaccagagatgtgctcgtatgtttcttggaaaaagtcattcagcatgaaaacagcatcagacatgactaatggactaaagaaatctaagttgactaagaccaaaaccaccgattagtcgactaatcgactaagagggagcaggactaatagagtgcatgtcggactATAGCGCAGACACACGGCAGAAAAAACGAGAAAGGACAAAGAGATGCTGTCCGGAtgataacttctgttgtcagttactTTAAGCCTgttatcagtctataggtcttgctaatttaaattaagttaactgatTTTCGTcatttgtgttcttcacctgcgagctaaattgcacgtggctgtcgATTCGATAGCGattgctcacgtttgtatttaAGGTGCAAAATTTACATGCTAAGTAGTGACActtcattaagataatgtaattaatagtgcattaagataatgtagttaatagtgcattaagataatgtagttaatagtgcattaagataatgtagtTAATAGTGCaataagataatgtaattaatagtgcattaagataatgtagttaatagtgcattaagataatgtagttaatagtgcattaagataatgtaattaatagtgcattaagataatgtagttaatagtgcattaagataatgtagttaatagtgcattaagataatgtaattaatagtgcatTAAGATATTGTAATTAAtagtgcattaagataatgtagttaatagtgcattaagataatgtaattaatagtgcattaagataatgtaattaatagtgcaATAAGATAATGTAGTTAAtagtgcattaagataatgtagttaatagtgcattaagataatgtagttaatagtgcattaagataatgtagtTAATAGTGCaataagataatgtaattaatagtgcaATAAGATAATGTAGTTAACAGTGCaataagataatgtaattaatagtgcattaagataatgtagttaatagtgcattaagataatgtagttaatagtgcattaagataatgtagtTAATAGTGCaataagataatgtaattaatagtgcattaagataatgtagtTAATAGTGCAATAAGATAATGTAGTTAAtagtgcattaagataatgtaattaatagtgcaataagataatgtaattaatagtgcattaagataatgtagtTAATAGTGCaataagataatgtaattaatagtgcaataagataatgtaattaatagtgcaataagataatgtaattaatagtgcattaagataatgtagtTAATAGTGCAATAAGagaatgtaattaatagtgcaataagataatgtaattaatagtgcatTATGATAATGTAGTTAAtagtgcattaagataatgcatcctatatagtaactcaaatacagttcaatcacaactgagaaTATGCCTTattgtgtgaatagaggtggataaatatatttatttgtgttgCACCAAAGGGTCAGTTCGgtttcatggggggggggggttgttcggacctgcccccactgctaaaaaaaaatcctaacaGAAACACTGGTTTTGGTAACATATGgtctacattattattattatattagtatgtatgtatatacatacatacatacatacatatatatatatatatatagtgtgagatatatatatatacttgtttTCATTAATAACTGTTGAACAGTGAAGTATTCGTGATTATCCTAAACCCTCGTAGAAACccagaaaacatttaaaaatataccaAATATGTCTGTATAAATACAAGCTCATATACTGTGATGATATGaagggattttatttttgtattgacAGAAATGTCCGTAAACTGTTTTCCTACAGACTTATTTTTTACTGTGTGCATGAAGCACAAAATATACTGAATATTACAGATTCTGAACCAGACTCCACTGAAAAAAACGAACCATTTAAGAAGTAGTCCAGATTTTTGGGAATCAATGTTTCACGGGACGTTGTTTAATaacttatttatattttttacgtTTTTAAGCACAAACTATACAGAATATTTACCACAAAGCCATAACAAGTTTGttatttgacacacacacacacacacacacacacacacacacacacacagttgtaaGCAGTGAAATAGAAAGCTCCGTTAAAATGTTATAACACATTTAGATTTGATTCTGCCACACTTAGTGTATTTCGTTAATTTTCATTCAGGAATTCACTTTAATGTTTTGATTACCAGTATCTCATATTTACAATTGTATCAAACAAAAGCTAGCAGAAGGAGAAATGTATTTCTGTATAAAAAgaatgagtaaaaaaaaaaaatctatgttcCCGACCGGTTTCGAACCGGGTGTCCAGCTTGGAGCACTCATACAGGAATAGTAGCCCCTTAACGTTTTGATGAATTATACCCTTAAATGTGAATACAAAAATCCTTGATATGAAGATAACTAAAGCCAGCAGATGAGTATCAGTTCAAACAGGTAAGAAAGAGGCTTTTTAAAACTCATGAATTAAGAGTTTTTAGCTCGGTTAGTTCACTGTGTAAAGAATTGAAATTATGTTGTAGTTAGTACATTTCAAACTAAAAGCGGAAAACATCTAAATAACCGATTAGATTCCTTCTCACtcatacaaacaaaaaatgtccCCGCCTGGTTTCGAACTCGTGACCGTAGCCCCCTTAACTTTTCCCATTCATTCTCTACGGTAGTTCTTATCACTATGGGTGTCATATATTGACGGCCACAAGCGGGATTTGGGGAGCGCTGTTTAACCCATTCATGGAGAGCCCGTTGTCACGTTTGAGTGTAGTTCAAAACAGTAGATTTTTAAACTTTTCTATGCTTTATGCAACAAGACAGCAATCAGAAAGGGACATATTGTATTTTACTGCACTAAATGTATGTAGAAATCACTTTTCAGAATAagatttttaaaacatatgatgaatttataaaaacacAAGATTGAACCATGCTTAAAAAAGACAAAGTGGCGTTTACGCCGAAGGGACCTTGAACGCACCAAAATGGCAGCTACATGCAAAAACACAAGTCCTATCTCAAAAGTCCCAAACACTCACTAAATGTGATCCTCGGGTTGCGGGATTGTGCGTGACAAAGTGTGACAGATAGTGATAGTGATGTCTGCTAACAGAGAACATCCTGAGCCATTGGTGCTGACCGTTAGCCTCTCAAAGGGCAGCTAACGTTAGGTTTTAGCACTGCGGGCTAACTTACAGAAGCATTTAGCACAAACAGAGGCGGAGTATGAACACTTACCGAATACCGGAGCTCTGCCCGGTCGCCCCGGTGGCTGAATGTGTCGGTTCAGTTTGTAGTCATTAAGTGTTATAGGACACAAAGACTCGCGAGTTGCTGCAGCACTGCTGCACGTTGCCTGGCCAAACAGCAGCAACACATGGCGTCTCCACCCCCCCTTTAGGATGCGTTTACGAACGCATTGGAATTTCCGCTTTCACACTGCAAAGTCTCATTTTCTTTCAGACGATCAATAACATCTGCTGAAGATCGCTTCAGGAAAATACATTGAATAAATATTCAATTTAGTTGCTTTACTAGGTCATAAGATATGAACATGAATCGCTGTGAAAAATGGAAAAGTTGAGCGAACGTGATAACCACTACACTACGGAAACTCCATATACAAACGTTTTACGGGGATGTGCTTATATATCTAATTAGCGAATGTTAATAACTGTCTAAATAAGGATAGTAGACGATAAAATGTAATTCTGCATCATATAAAAGTATTAACAAACACCGATGTTTCCGTACAGTTTGTAACCGGATCCACTTTGGACCTATTTAACATACAAAAGTAGAGATTGACTCCCTTAACTTTTCCCATTCATTCTCTATGGTAGTTCTTATCAGTACGGATGTCATATATTTTCGGCCGCAAGCGGGATTTTGGGGGCGCTGTTTGCCATTTAAAAGTATTAAGTACATATATACCGTTCTCTTACAGTAGTAGGCCTACATCCGTATAGACAACACACGCTGCACAAAACATACAGAATATTTACCAAAAACAGCTATGAAAAGTCATTTTAGGATTGAATGATTCAGTCAGTTGTAAACATAAAGCTCTGTTAAAATTATATAACACATTTAGATGTGTgattctgtctttctttttattttaaagatctTCTAAAAGTTGAAAATGTACTTCTTACTACTTTCAGAAATTCACTGTTCACTGTTTTTGCAAAGTCAAATTTAAACCTGCAATTTTACTTCACTAAATCTTCAagggcatacacacacaaacctgttATGTTCCGTAATATTAGCtgccaatcacacacacacacacacacacacacacacacacacacacacacacacacacacacacacacacacacagacacacagagaaaacacacacacacacaccccgagagagaaaaaaaacaccaccttAATTGTCCTCGTGAAGCTGCAGTTTCCTCGCGCACAATCGATCTATCAGCGGAgcgagacagcagagagagagagagagagagagagagagagagagagagagagagagagagagattaatgtttttacattttaaagttcgTCATATAACGAAGGTAAGTTCAGATTCTGAACCAGACTCCACTGAAAAAACAAACCATTTAAGAAGTAGTCCAGACTTTTAGGAATCAGTGTTTCACGAGACGTTGTTTAAtaacttatttatatatgtttacGTTTTTGGTTAATTCGGATTTGATAGTTGAACAAGTAACAGCTGTTTCACGTGAAGTCCGCATTTCTTTGAATCGGCATCAGTGCGTGCTCCTGCTGTTAATGCTTAAACCTCACGTAAGATGACATCAGGGAAAACTTCTAAAAGTGTCAATATCTTCAAAATCCACGCAGCGTGGTGAATTCGATGGTAGCCGAATGAAAGAGTGGAAActtttaatttgtaaaatatcaTAAATCTTATTTTCTTCTGCTGGTAATTCTTACTGGTGCGCCTGAAAACACTAAAATTAGAGATTTATGGAAGGAGTCTGGCACTTGTGCTGCGAACTCAACTCTGTAGCAAGAGTTGACTCATATTTCTGTATTGTAAATAGTGTCTAATGGTTTAGTTCATACTGactattaataataatgttctGTATCACCCCCTTAAATACTTATTTGTTTAGATAAAGGTGGAATAGAATGAGTCATTTAAACAGCTTGATGAATCACACATCCTCAGTCTGGTTAACGGTTTGATTATATTAGGCTATATATGAACCTGAACCTGTTTtagaataaataaacaaacatagaTTCATTTTTCTCCATAATATATGATAACTATTTCTGCTTTCCTCTCtcagatccatccatccatccatccatctatctatctatctatctatctatctgtccatCCATCAATCCAGATGAATAATGGGGACCCTCTCCTATTACTCTAAGATATCAGGTTTTATCAGGTTTAAACATGTACAAGCACACGTGGGATCCATATGCCACAGGATTACACTGGGTAGGTACATCATACATCTgcaataaagtatatatatatatatatatataacatgaatacatatatactgtatatatataagtatatataatatatatactgtacataataaagtacatatataaatacataatacaagtataagaatataaatacatataactgatatatataagtatatatatatatataatacatgtaatatatatatatatatatatatatatatatatatatatatatatatatatactactttTTTAATTATGGTATGTAAAACAGTAA is a window of Perca fluviatilis chromosome 16, GENO_Pfluv_1.0, whole genome shotgun sequence DNA encoding:
- the LOC120543939 gene encoding uncharacterized protein LOC120543939; this translates as MDEMDDYIWQRRIQHGVRYQKSSVPFPDSVEIGLDFNAALERTEKLDLSLLTNGVMLELCEFAKTVTKSETYFLFEMLDFNFDLGVDVDIDQQYYDYSRRAHNKIKLLKEQIKVKPQRWKETFPLPDLSAILGATDRRSRKYYPKRNKMVDFSVLSIGSNNSQSAEHQKTESNGDMYVVKRGGLKPTENTFTYCKDLGVTPVVRPGDAAREKLDPSLVNNGVMLELLNFSRVLCGTHTGIVYDLVKQNFGHELDKTLFRMQLSKLMERKYACLTPEDKDAFRKEPFEVQTQTQKREYKRKRKIDPAADYEEQEGLTMTSKRRGTPKLMDDYVKDFCQDGDLSYMCPVDFETEMQSGSDAKPETMTFESSFSETEFSLDVKEEEEEVVVSPVPPRTNCLTGTHAKNTTLKAVSALFSEDDNVDRVAKTPKQKLWTRRTTRAKRILKSSKVNDLFARCREIALDFNVGSGNKQNVDPFLLTNHVLFEIYRFATTMSKSFRSFLFEILDINFNLVPQGNLYHRNFIYYMITKEKILQNHPDRWKPEFLSSPFQFPEVYNMVDVTSDFKTGPGVETEQPASVDLPASTESQEADMELHPYCKKFGLNLWSLAERPANQKLDLTALTTGAVLEIFGFVRELCAPVREMVNDVLEHNFDLDLQSEASVASGVIKRWYSLQKSVMKGQSPSPKITRWLNTVVPINGYSQLNRKPKTANANGSRDLDSGEDEDVKLEMEDFLVDVKTEETMEEDETINSYDFCEEIGLILDVGSKPEAGTKLDLRLLTRGVLYEMHRYVERNCNRYVPALYEILEYNFDLRSQNHRRVEFAWAVASQVIAIAGKNGRKGDYLKRAVELPIEVLESQQAVCKEEPDDCFGETDYSDNDIVFVRELKPVDIEVEIE